The DNA window ACGACCCCGAGACTGTGAGCGAGGCGGCGGCGTGGCTTCGCGAGCGAATCGAGACGGTCTGAGACGCCTGCGAGGGTAGTCGAACCGGCGGCTCACCGCTCGGCGTCCGAAGCTATAGGTATCCCCACTCCTACCCAACTACCGATGGTCGAGAGCCCCTGTACGAACGTCTGTGCCCTCGAAGACGGATGCTGTGTCGGCTGCGGGCGGACGATGGCCGAGATCGCCTCCTGGCAGTCGATGAGCGACGAGGAACGAGAGCAGATTGTGCAGGCGATCGAAGACGGCGACCGAGCCTATCCGAAATCCGAATAGGCGTCGCGTGGGCCGACCGTCACCCGAGTATCGCAGCCGGCGTGGCGAGCTCCGGGACGCTTCTCAGTAGCGCTGTACCTCCAGGCCGGCGACACGGTCGAAATGACTGTCCCGGGTGACGAGCGTCCCGCCCGCCTCGCGGACGACGCCCGCGATGAGCGTGTCCATCGGCCCGATTTTCGCACCCCCGTCTTCGAGTTCCGCTTCGATGAGGGCGGCTTCAGCTGCTCCCTCGACCGTGAGTTCCAGCGGCTCGACCCAGTCGAGGTCCTCGCGAGCGTCCTCGACGCCGCCGGCACCTCGGAGTCGGGCGCCGCCGACGAACACCTCGTGGAGTGCGACCGTCGGGGCGAACAGCGGCCGCTGTTCGGTCGCGTCGAGGAACGCCGCCATCGCGTCGTTCCCGTGCAGATAGTCGACGAGCGCGCTAGTGTCCAAGCAGTTCATCCTGTCGTCCCTCGAAGTCCTCGTCGCGTTCCTCGCGTGCCGTCTCGACCTCGCCACGGAGCCCGCTGTCCGCCCACGACCCGAACCCTTTCATGACGTCCTGTTCACCGCCGGTCACGCGAAGGAGCACGTCGGTGAAGCTCTCGTCCTCCCGTTTCATCTCGCGCAACCGCTCGTAGGCTTCCTCGGTGACGGTTATCGTCTTCGTCGCCATCGTGTACACTTACACGTACACGTAGATATAACTGCGGGCCAGGGTGAGACCTAGCAGACCCACCAATCCGCGATGGTCACGACGCCGGGACAGATAGCACGACCCACCGAGACGACCAGTGCCTCCCGGAACACTACGCAGGGCCAGTGTGAGCGGCTTGGGGCACCTGCCCGACGCGACTCGGCGTCCCGTCCGCGCCCACCACCGGCCACCCCTCGTGCCACCGAACCCGGTCGAGCATGAGGACCCGACGTGGCGTCGCCCCGACCCACGGCTTCCCGGCTACGTAGGCGTGATACAGCAGCCACCAGCCGCTCCGAGAGTCACGGACCACTGCGCAGTGGCCGGGCGCGCGAAACATCTCGTCGCCCTCGAGGACGGTCGTCCCGGTCACACCGTCGGCCGTGAGAGGCTCCCCCTCGCGGTTTCGATATGGCCCTCGCAGCCGCTCGGCCCGACCCACGACGACGTGGTAGGTGCTCTCGGCGCCCGCACAGCAGGTCCCCCGCGAGCCGAAGAGATAGAACGAGCCGTCGCGCTCGACGACGTAGGGCGCCTCGACGCCCGTACCGGCTATCTGGAATTTTTCGCCTGCGATAGCGAGGCCGTCGTCGGCCAGCCGAACGCCGTAGATGCCCCGGTGACTCCCCCAGACCAGGGAGGGCGTCTCGCCCTCGAACAGCATCGGGTCGATGGCGTTGGGAACACCGATATCCTCGCTCCGGAAGAGGCCGCCCCGGGGCTCGAAGGGACCGGTTGGCTCGGGCGCTGTCGCGACGCCGACGCCCGGGTTGTCGGCGCCGAATTCGGCATCGGAGTAGTACAGCAGGGTCCGGCCGGCCAGTCGGCCGACCCCGGGCGCCCACAGCCCCCGATAGCGCGACCACGCTGGCTCCGACTCGAAGGCCGGCCCGACCGGCTCCCAGTCGACGAGGTTCGACGAGCGCAGTATGGGCACCAACTGGCGTTCGAGCGGGTCCTCGCCCCACTGGTGGTAGGTGCCGTAGGCGTAGTAGGTGCTCCCAACCCGGCACACGTCGGGGTCCGGGAAGACGTGGTCGTACACCGGATTGTGGTAGGTCCCCGCTGACTGCCCCGCTCGCCGGACAGTCCCGTCTGCCGTCGAACCGCCCACGCCGACCGTTCCGAGGCTCGCGACCCCGACGGTGGCGAGTAGTTCGCGCCGGTTCACAGCGGAGCTTGACCGACGGGTGATAAGAGGCCCCTGCCGGCGCTTGCAGCGCTTTTTAGCTTAGAGCATCGAGGCGACGACTAACACGGCACCCGCGACGGCCGAGACCACTCCGACTCCCTTCGCCAGCCACTCACCCCACTCGAACAGCCGCTCTACCGAGAGCACGAGCGTGATGGCGCCCATCCAGAGGACGTTCATCGACCCGACGACGACCAGCAGCGCGAACAGCGCCCAGCAACACCCGATACAGTAGGTGCTGAAGCGGGCGCTCATCCGTGCGGCGCCCCGGACGCCCGGCTGATGGTACTCGATCAGGAATCCGAGCGGCGTTCGGCAGTGTTTCAGACACCGATTTTTGTACGGAGAGAGCTGATACACTGCCAGTAGGAAGAGCGCTCCACCGACCAGGAGCCCGCTCTGTTCGCGGGCGACCGTGGCGACCGGGAACACGGCGTTGACGACGAGCGGGACGACCCCGGTGAGCGCCCACACGAGCGCATAGGTGCCCATAAACGCGCCCACTCGTGTCGCCTTGCCCAGACGCGTGGTTCCATCGAGTGTCTGGTAGTACAGCCCGAACAGCGGTACCGACGACGGATACATCATGGCGACCATCATCACGGCCCACATGACCAGGTACAGGACGATGCCCGAGAGCCCGTTCGAGAGGGCCATCGCTTCCGGCCCACCGGGTGCTGACATCCCCGTCCCACCGTTCCCTGCGCCGGGCATCGGGAGCCACCGCGTCACGACGGCGACCCAGGCGAGCAGCGCGATACCGTAGGTGGCGAGCACGACCAGCGGGACGGACTGGCGTCCGAAGCGACGCCCAGTCGCCCCTGCTCCGGGAGTCCCCATCGCGTGTCCCTCTCAGGCGCTCGCCAGTTCGAACTGCCCGAGGTAGGCGTTGCTGCCCGAGACGTCCCACGAGAACGCGTCGTCGTACGTGACGGTGGCCGTCTTCGACTTCCCGGTCTGCACGACGCCGTCTTTCGTGAGCGGATGCGGTGAGACCGTCCCCACCTCCTCGTTGAAACCGACCGCGCCGCCGGCCTCCATGGCGACGACGTCCCCGATTTCGACGGCGAAGTCCGTCCCGTCCCGTTCGAAGTCGATGGGCGCGACCGCCACGTCGGCCGATTCGACGTGCGCGTCGGCGACGGCAGCCCAGATACCGCCGGCCCGCCCGAGGAAGATGTCCTCGATGGCACCACGCTGTTTTTCCCTCGCGTCCTCGTCGACGAGCAACACCACGTCCCACCCGGTCTCGGGGTCGAACATGACGCCTTCGTCGGTCGAGATGAGCAACCCGACGGAGAGGCCGCTCAGGTCGACGTCGCCGTACTGGCCCTTCTGGATGTCCCACGCCAGCGAAACGGTACAGACGTCGTCGTTCGGTGCCTCCAGCCAGAGACACTGGCAGGCGACGTCACAGTTGCACGCCTCGACGTAGTCTCCTTTCAGTCTCCATGCGTCTGACATACGGTAATCTGCGTTGCCCGTGCGCTTTGTTATGAACCCACAGACTCCCGGTAGTGTTCACTATCCGGTCGATAGTGCCGGCCAAGTGCGGGCCGGCCTCGCTGCTCGGTCGGTGTGCTGTATGCCCCGTCGACCGTCGAACGACTGGGCTGGCCCTGGGGACAGACGGGTCACTCTCTCGGACCCGTCTCACCCAGCGCCGCGCCGGCTGCAAGCTATCGCGGCGTCCAGCGGGTGACGCTGTCGGCCAGCGCGAGCCGGCCGTGTTGCCAGCGGACGTATCCCAGCAGGGCGAGGCCACCGAGGGCGGCGAACCCGACGAAGACGAGCCCTTCCTCGCCGACCCACAGTGCGGGCCCGACGATATCGACGGCGAGCAGCTCCGGGGTCTGCTGGGAGTGTCCGAGCCCGAACACTGCGCTCAGTGTGACGTTGTAGAAGACGTGGAACCCGACCGGAAGCGCCAGCTCGCCGGTCAACACGTACGCGCCGGCGAAAATCAGCCCGGCGAGGAGATAGTAGCCGTACTGACTCGC is part of the Haloarcula salinisoli genome and encodes:
- a CDS encoding DUF1289 domain-containing protein, with translation MVESPCTNVCALEDGCCVGCGRTMAEIASWQSMSDEEREQIVQAIEDGDRAYPKSE
- a CDS encoding PIN domain-containing protein, with the translated sequence MNCLDTSALVDYLHGNDAMAAFLDATEQRPLFAPTVALHEVFVGGARLRGAGGVEDAREDLDWVEPLELTVEGAAEAALIEAELEDGGAKIGPMDTLIAGVVREAGGTLVTRDSHFDRVAGLEVQRY
- a CDS encoding antitoxin VapB family protein is translated as MATKTITVTEEAYERLREMKREDESFTDVLLRVTGGEQDVMKGFGSWADSGLRGEVETAREERDEDFEGRQDELLGH
- a CDS encoding family 43 glycosylhydrolase, which translates into the protein MNRRELLATVGVASLGTVGVGGSTADGTVRRAGQSAGTYHNPVYDHVFPDPDVCRVGSTYYAYGTYHQWGEDPLERQLVPILRSSNLVDWEPVGPAFESEPAWSRYRGLWAPGVGRLAGRTLLYYSDAEFGADNPGVGVATAPEPTGPFEPRGGLFRSEDIGVPNAIDPMLFEGETPSLVWGSHRGIYGVRLADDGLAIAGEKFQIAGTGVEAPYVVERDGSFYLFGSRGTCCAGAESTYHVVVGRAERLRGPYRNREGEPLTADGVTGTTVLEGDEMFRAPGHCAVVRDSRSGWWLLYHAYVAGKPWVGATPRRVLMLDRVRWHEGWPVVGADGTPSRVGQVPQAAHTGPA
- a CDS encoding DUF2182 domain-containing protein; translation: MGTPGAGATGRRFGRQSVPLVVLATYGIALLAWVAVVTRWLPMPGAGNGGTGMSAPGGPEAMALSNGLSGIVLYLVMWAVMMVAMMYPSSVPLFGLYYQTLDGTTRLGKATRVGAFMGTYALVWALTGVVPLVVNAVFPVATVAREQSGLLVGGALFLLAVYQLSPYKNRCLKHCRTPLGFLIEYHQPGVRGAARMSARFSTYCIGCCWALFALLVVVGSMNVLWMGAITLVLSVERLFEWGEWLAKGVGVVSAVAGAVLVVASML
- a CDS encoding DUF1326 domain-containing protein, with translation MSDAWRLKGDYVEACNCDVACQCLWLEAPNDDVCTVSLAWDIQKGQYGDVDLSGLSVGLLISTDEGVMFDPETGWDVVLLVDEDAREKQRGAIEDIFLGRAGGIWAAVADAHVESADVAVAPIDFERDGTDFAVEIGDVVAMEAGGAVGFNEEVGTVSPHPLTKDGVVQTGKSKTATVTYDDAFSWDVSGSNAYLGQFELASA